The genomic window AAAACACGCCgggtcccagccctgcagtttGGCTCGAAGCATCTCCCTTCCCTTGCCCTGTTCACTGCATTCCAATGGTTATGGCTTGAGGCATCCTGAAAAGGACgtggagcagccacaggagcAAACACTCTCCTCTGGAAAAGAAGAGGCTTTATGGGGGTGGCAGGGGCTGGATGAAGGTTGGGACCCTGTGGTGCTGTTTTCAGCTGGAGGTGTGGGAGGTGGCAGGTGACCAGTCAGGGACACCTTTACCAGAGGCTGCAGTGACTGGAGATGTTCTTGGGAAGATACAGCGCAAGTGGCCGCAGGACCCTCACTGACCCTCACGTGGCCATTGCTGTGACCCTCCCTGTGGCCATCGCCAGCCCCCGGGAGCTGAGACTCGCTGACCACAGACGTGGCAGCGGCGAAGGCTGTGCTGAGTTCCGCCAGCTGCGTCCCTCGGGGCTGTCACCTCGGGGCTGTCACCGTGTCCTCGCTCtgctggaggaaggaagggggtgCTGCTGTCACCGTGTCCTGCCCGTGCCCCGGGCTGGATCCACGCAAGTCCCGCTCCCAGCTGCAGCGGAATGGGAGCGTTACGGGGCGGTTGTGTGAGGTCGGTTTGGGCTGGTCACAAGGAGTAAATGTCGATTTTCCTCCTTGTATCTTTGATGCAATTCATGTGGCACGGCTGCTCTGTGGCCGGTGTGGGACGGGAGGGGGGAAGCTGCAGCACTCGGGGACAGCGTTGGGGGCCCTGCGCTGGCCTGTCCCGTGTCTGCGGCACACGGGTGGCCTCCAGCCACATCACCCTGTGAGCCACGCGCTCAGATTCCCCCGGGAGCGCTGCCTTCCAGGAACCGCACctggagcccagcccagctcccgaGGgacgagcggggctggggggagggagCCAAGGCCGCCGGTCCCGGGGCTTTGCCGTGGTGCCCAAACCGGGAGCATTTCCTGCAGAGCCCCGGGGGTGCCACTGTCTCCTGCACCAGCCTGGCAGGGCCCCGAGGGAACTTCCAGCCAGCAGcttgaggaaaaaatacatcagTTCGTGTGATGTGTTACATAAACCAGGGAAAGACGTGGTTTGAGGGTACAGGAGAAGGAGACAGCCTGGCAGAGAGGCTCAGGGAGTGCCTGAGCCAGCTCCGAGGGGAACTGGGCAGAAATTCCTGCCTCATGCAGGCATGAAACCTTCCTGTGGAAAAAGACAAGCTGCTGAGCACTGGCTGCTCAGGGAACAGACACATGTGAGAGAAGCCGGTGTCTTTCTTCACGCTTTATTGTGTAAAAATAAAGTCAACAATTCATGTAATCCCagcaataaaatggaaaaagcatGAGAATCCGTAGAAACAGTGCATTGTCAGAACTGCCGATGCGGGCCAGATGCGCGGGGTGTCAGAACCCCTTCAAATCCCAAAGGAGACAGAGCCAGGAGTAGGAAAAATGTACAGCTTTGGTTAGCAAAATAATGACAAATTAAGATACATTAATTCTCTCCCCTACTGTACACTATGTACACTGTGTTGACATCACACCCTTTCGTGGTTTTTTGGCAAATCCAACGCACCTGGGGCTGGAGGTTAAACCTGTGCCATGGTCTCGCTGTTCTCAGCAGGTTCTGCCTGTGCTCGCCGATGTGAACAGGGGCTTGGGAGGAACTGAAATTAACTCTCgatggtttggggatttttcttgCACCAAGAGCACGGCTGAGGATCTGCTGCCCTGAGCCGTGTGCGGGGTCTCgctctgggggtgctgctgcctgtgccggGTCCGCGGAGCAGCCGAGGCGGGGCCGGCTCTGTGCCCCGGCCGGGAGGAGCTCCCGGCTCCGCACGGACTCCTCCGCTCCGCCCGTCTCTTTGCCGCATCTTTGGAGTTGGTCGTGAGGCTCTGGAGCCCCGGGTGAATTCTCTGTCTCATCCTCCACTGCCGCCCAGGGCTGCCCtgagggggcaggaggggggctggggagTGATTTCTGCAATCTGTAGTACAAACCAGGAGTTTAGAAAAGGAAACCATACAAAATGCATCTGTTATCTCAAAATATGCTTCTTTATCTCTTTTTATCCCACAGAATCTCAAAGCACGTTTTTTTTCTCAGGGAGCGCtaataattctatttttttttatcttcataaaaataccctttttttttaattggtaaTAAACTTCCCTTTACAGTAAGAGAAACAAGAGACTGTATTATCAAAAGCAGAAAGGCTTCAGACCTGTCAGTGGGAGCCGGACTGGAGGGGACGGTAAAGGCTATTTGTCACCAGCTACGGCGCGTAGGAGGCCTCGGGGGGCTgcaggcggcggggccgggggtaCCTGAGTGCGGCAGGtcggggagcggggccgggggcggtcCCGCCGCGGGTCCCGCCCGGTGCCCGCCGCAGCCCGGGGCTATGGCTGTGGTGCTCGGGAGCAGCGCCGGccggggagggggcgcggggcTCACCTGGGAAGGGGGGCGGCTCCTCCCCGGGGCTGGGAACGGAGGGGTCGGGCCCTCCTCgggctcccagctgctgtcGCCAGCCCGGGTTGGAGCACAGCTGGGGAGGAGGCTGCAACCTTCCCCCGGCTCCGGGGGCACCACCCTCCCGGGGGTCAGGCTGGACCAAGAGGAGCCCCGAGGGGGCTCTGGGTCGGGCCCCGCAGCCTTTTCAGGCGCCGGTGCCCAAGGAAAGCGGCGGCGAagcgggggccgggccggggggcggcggggggggcgcAGCCGCGCCAGGCCAAGGCACGCAGGCGTTGAAGGACGTTGGCAAGACAGAAACCGGAGGGTCGTGGGGCTCCGGGGGCGGGCACCCCGCTGCCGGGGCATCCCTGCTCCCGGGACAAGTCGGGTGGCTTCGTTCTCGGTTGTTTTTGCgcaaaaaaaggaggagaaaaaaaaaataaataaaggaaccCGCTGAGGAGGTTTCTCTCGCTTGTCCGTGGCCCTAGTTGAGCTGGCGACAGGCCTCGAAAGTCCACTTGGTGGCCCCGCCGTAGATGTCGATGTTGGCCTCGGCCCAGGCGATGACGTTGCCCGCGAGTGCCTTGGAGCTGCAGGTGGCCAGGCCGTACACCTCCCCCGGGCTCAGCTTGCGGTCCCACACGTTGAAGTGGGCCAGCTCCCCCACGAAGGCCTGCGTGGCGTCGAACCCTCCGCCCAGCGTGTCCTGCGGAGGAGCCGCCGTCACCGGGGGCACGTGGCCAGGTGGCCCCGTGCGTCCCCTCGGGTGCAGCGACCCAGCAGGGACCCCCGCACCCGTCCCCAGCCCTCACCTGCTCCTGGCCCAGGACCAGGACGCCCTGGGGCTTGATGGGGTGGTAGGGGGCCAGGTTCTCGCCGTTGCCCGTCTGTGTGCCGTCCTGGTAGGCTTCCCACACGCCGTCCCGCGTGGTCCAGGTGACACAGATGTGGTGCCACTTGCCGTCGTTGATGGCAAAGGGCAGCTTGGCCACCTGCAGGCAGCGGGTCAGGGTGGTGCACATGGGGGTCCCGCACGCTGCCCCCAGCCCGTCCcccctgcccagcaccctccccaCGGCCCGGGGCTGTACCTTGTCATTGATGAGGATCTCCATGGGGTTGTTGCCCCACTCGATGAGCACCAGCTCGTTCGCCTGCCCGGGCACAGCGTAGGAGAAGGGGGTGCCCATGCCGGGGGAGGCGCTGGATTTGATCCACATGCAGATGCTGAAGGCGTACATCTCGGGCAGGCTCTTCTTCACCTTGGCGTACATGTAGTTGGTGCGCAGGGGGAAGGTGAGCTGGAACCTGTCCGGAGGCCGGTTGTCCTTCTGGCCTGTGGGAGCGCAGGGGCGGTGGGCTCCTGCCGGGCCCCCTTTCTGCCCCTTTGGGggttcccccctccccaccccgtTATGTAACGGGCCTTGAGACGGCAGCGAGGAGCAAATCCCTCTGGCGCCGCGCGGCTCCCTAATCCCCGGGGCGGGCAGCGGCCGGAGCATCCCCGGCGGCGGAGCCCGCGGGCACCGGCTGCCTCAGGAGTCACCGAGTAAGGGtctgggttgggagggaccttaacgATCAGCCAGCTCCAACCCCTGCCACGGGGAAAGCCGAGCTGGGGGAGAGGGATCGCTCCCGGGGTGGGCACCGGGACGGGCTCGGCAGATCTGCCCGCGGGAGCGGCTCCGCATCGTCCGGCAGCGCCCGGTCCCCAGCGGCGGGGGGGCTCCGGGAGCCGGCCCGGGGGtcccgcgggcgggcgggggtgGGCAGCGCCCGGTACCTTTCTCCAGGTCGCTGATGCGCTGGTGCAGCGAGGTGAGGGTGCTCTCGATCTTGCCGCGCTCCTCGGACTCGTTGCGGGGGCTGAGCTTGCCCTCCTCCAGGCTGTTCACCCGCGACAGCACCTGCTTCTCCAGGTCATCGATCTTGTTCTGCAGGATGTCCTTCAGGTTGTTGGTCTGGCTGGAGGAGTTCATCCTGCTGAACTGCTGCAAGGGGCG from Corvus hawaiiensis isolate bCorHaw1 chromosome 19, bCorHaw1.pri.cur, whole genome shotgun sequence includes these protein-coding regions:
- the NPTX1 gene encoding neuronal pentraxin-1 → MAAGPPGSRRLLLPLLLLLLGPALGPALGQGLGQTRFICTSVPLDGDVCAASALGTGSAEELKGTVLQLRETVLQQKETIMNQKETIRELTAKLGRCESQSVLELPGEGKGRKGFSKNTMGDLSRPAAAETLSQLGQTLQSLKTRLENLEQFSRMNSSSQTNNLKDILQNKIDDLEKQVLSRVNSLEEGKLSPRNESEERGKIESTLTSLHQRISDLEKGQKDNRPPDRFQLTFPLRTNYMYAKVKKSLPEMYAFSICMWIKSSASPGMGTPFSYAVPGQANELVLIEWGNNPMEILINDKVAKLPFAINDGKWHHICVTWTTRDGVWEAYQDGTQTGNGENLAPYHPIKPQGVLVLGQEQDTLGGGFDATQAFVGELAHFNVWDRKLSPGEVYGLATCSSKALAGNVIAWAEANIDIYGGATKWTFEACRQLN